A region from the Sphingomonas sp. S2-65 genome encodes:
- a CDS encoding alpha/beta fold hydrolase — protein sequence MGITALARIALALLSLAVLAAGGILLWQGLEGEWAHDVDGVLRHVRDDTKLWIGAGLLAWSVLGRFVLVPLLAKRDDDPLPVARGNGSRVEDGASLYVETHGVQDAPPILFTHGWGLDSTVWGYAKRDLGSRFKLILWDLPGLGKSRRAHAKLGLPEFAEHLRTLLAETGRPAVLVGHSIGGMTIQTLARGHPELFGREVAGVVLLNTTYTNPLKTMIMPRLLQALRWPVLEPMMRLSILLSPLAWLSQWQSYLSGSTHIACRLGFGRYVTRSQLSHTALLMTRNSPAVQSRGDLAMFRWDSGMPFRDLDVPLLVVGGGVDIITKEEAGQRIAGEARTARYERIEGVNHMGFLERADVYNRLIGEFAASVQPATMAAQGGAATAATPQP from the coding sequence TTGGGTATCACCGCACTTGCCAGGATCGCCCTGGCACTGCTCTCTCTCGCGGTCCTCGCGGCGGGAGGGATCCTGCTGTGGCAGGGGCTGGAGGGCGAATGGGCCCACGACGTCGATGGCGTGCTTCGCCATGTTCGTGACGACACCAAGCTGTGGATAGGCGCCGGCCTGCTCGCCTGGTCGGTTCTCGGCAGGTTCGTGCTGGTCCCCCTGCTCGCCAAGCGGGACGACGACCCGCTTCCGGTCGCACGTGGCAATGGCAGCAGAGTCGAGGACGGCGCCTCGCTTTATGTCGAGACGCATGGGGTACAGGACGCGCCGCCCATCCTGTTCACCCATGGCTGGGGGTTGGACAGCACGGTCTGGGGCTATGCGAAGCGCGATCTGGGCAGCCGTTTCAAGCTGATCCTGTGGGACTTGCCGGGACTCGGCAAGTCGCGGCGCGCGCATGCGAAGCTGGGCTTGCCCGAGTTCGCCGAGCATCTGCGGACGCTGCTTGCCGAAACCGGCCGGCCGGCGGTGCTGGTCGGCCACAGCATCGGCGGGATGACGATCCAGACGCTGGCGCGCGGCCATCCCGAATTGTTCGGCAGGGAAGTTGCCGGCGTGGTGCTGCTCAACACGACCTATACCAACCCCCTCAAGACGATGATCATGCCGCGGCTGTTGCAGGCGCTGCGCTGGCCGGTGCTGGAGCCGATGATGCGGCTGAGCATCCTGCTGTCTCCGCTGGCATGGCTCAGCCAGTGGCAAAGCTATCTGAGCGGCTCGACTCACATCGCCTGCCGGCTCGGCTTCGGCCGCTACGTGACGCGCAGCCAGCTTTCGCACACGGCGCTGCTGATGACGCGCAACTCGCCGGCGGTGCAGTCGCGCGGCGATCTGGCGATGTTCCGCTGGGATTCGGGGATGCCGTTTCGCGACCTGGACGTGCCGCTGCTCGTGGTCGGCGGGGGCGTAGACATCATCACCAAGGAAGAGGCCGGGCAGCGGATCGCAGGCGAGGCCAGAACGGCACGCTATGAGCGCATCGAAGGCGTCAATCATATGGGATTTCTAGAGCGCGCCGATGTCTACAACCGGCTGATCGGCGAGTTCGCCGCTTCGGTGCAGCCGGCGACCATGGCGGCGCAAGGCGGCGCGGCTACGGCGGCAACGCCACAGCCTTGA
- a CDS encoding S1C family serine protease gives MVRRLLALIAVMLVWSAPARADDISASGRGVVRIVTIAVVDDEVVGFGHGSGFAVAPNRIVTNAHVVELASRYPDNVVIGVVPSEGDKSYQGKLIAIDPARDLALIEFSGVRLAPLTLFTGAPTDGETLIALGYPGNVDLATARSAADFITPQSPVRSQGGFAGARTLEGTNVLLHTANIARGNSGGPLLDRCGRVIGVNSAITRADEGDATFAFAIAQSELAAFLREAKQPVATVGIPCTTVEEQMARDRNADDQARLLTEQEARAAAAKAETERQQALEKARARNEATRENFMAGAAVLLVLGALALGGAGLLLSRDRRREAVWVAIGGGVLMLGAIALFLSRPNFDPAQVMALPKATGSAALPSPDASRGKMICTLVPERSRVTVTATQSVTLDIGRDGCINGRTQYAEAGQRWQRILVPGQEQSVSVLDYDPATRTYTNTRYLLSAAQMTRARQLRAAVPLKSCSSDQTARANLATQQQAIRGALPPVYNEKLVYGCRAAPGASAVE, from the coding sequence ATGGTTCGGCGGTTGCTGGCGCTGATTGCGGTGATGCTGGTGTGGAGCGCGCCGGCGCGCGCGGACGATATTTCCGCCTCGGGACGCGGCGTGGTGCGGATCGTCACCATCGCCGTGGTCGATGATGAAGTGGTCGGCTTCGGCCATGGCAGCGGCTTCGCCGTCGCGCCCAATCGCATCGTCACCAACGCCCATGTCGTCGAGCTCGCATCGCGCTATCCCGACAATGTCGTGATCGGGGTGGTCCCGTCGGAAGGCGACAAGTCGTACCAGGGCAAGCTGATCGCGATCGATCCCGCACGCGACCTGGCGCTGATCGAGTTCTCCGGCGTGCGCCTGGCGCCGCTCACGCTGTTCACCGGCGCGCCCACCGATGGCGAGACGCTGATCGCGCTAGGCTATCCCGGCAATGTCGATCTGGCGACGGCGCGCTCGGCGGCGGACTTCATCACGCCGCAATCGCCGGTGCGCTCGCAGGGTGGCTTTGCCGGCGCGCGGACGCTGGAGGGCACCAACGTACTGCTGCACACCGCCAACATCGCCCGGGGCAATTCGGGCGGGCCGCTGCTCGACCGCTGCGGCCGAGTGATCGGCGTGAACTCCGCGATCACCCGCGCCGACGAGGGCGACGCGACCTTCGCCTTCGCGATCGCGCAGAGCGAGCTTGCCGCTTTCCTGCGCGAGGCGAAGCAGCCGGTGGCGACGGTGGGCATTCCCTGCACGACCGTCGAGGAGCAGATGGCGCGCGACCGCAACGCCGACGACCAGGCGCGGCTGCTGACCGAACAGGAAGCGCGCGCGGCTGCCGCCAAGGCCGAGACCGAGCGCCAGCAGGCACTGGAGAAGGCACGCGCCCGCAACGAGGCGACCCGCGAGAACTTCATGGCGGGCGCCGCAGTGCTGCTGGTGCTGGGGGCACTGGCACTGGGCGGCGCCGGGCTGCTGCTCTCGCGCGACCGGCGGCGCGAAGCGGTGTGGGTCGCGATCGGCGGCGGCGTGCTGATGCTGGGCGCGATCGCCTTGTTCCTGAGCCGGCCCAACTTCGATCCGGCGCAGGTCATGGCGCTGCCGAAGGCGACCGGGTCGGCGGCACTGCCATCGCCCGATGCCAGCCGGGGCAAGATGATCTGCACGCTGGTGCCGGAGAGAAGCCGCGTGACGGTCACCGCGACGCAAAGCGTTACGCTCGACATCGGCCGCGACGGCTGCATCAACGGGCGCACGCAATACGCCGAAGCGGGCCAGCGCTGGCAGCGGATCCTTGTACCCGGGCAGGAACAGTCGGTGTCGGTCCTCGACTATGATCCGGCGACGCGGACCTATACCAATACGCGCTACCTGCTGTCGGCGGCGCAGATGACGCGGGCGCGGCAGCTTCGCGCGGCGGTGCCGCTCAAATCCTGTTCGTCCGACCAGACCGCGCGGGCCAATCTGGCGACCCAGCAACAGGCGATCCGCGGTGCGCTGCCGCCGGTCTATAACGAGAAGCTGGTCTATGGCTGCCGTGCCGCGCCGGGCGCATCTGCGGTGGAGTGA
- a CDS encoding primosomal protein N', producing the protein MPGNRARVLVLHPALGPLDYRVPHGMQVEPGSIVVAPIGPRQYAGVVWEPERLPTEEVGDNRLRNLLSVADAPPLTAAVRRLVEWTANYYLAPLSSVLRMALSSTAAFENAPTIVEYRATGVVPDRMTPQREQALERIGDRQGLVRELATIADVSEAVIRGLCKLGAIEAVTVDTDSPYPLPDPNFAPPVLSKEQIDVSSILRQAVGAEAFQPFLLDGVTGSGKTEVYFEAVAAALAAGKQTLVLLPEIALTEPFLTRFAKRFGCEPIAWHSGLRTSQRRRAWRAIARGEAMVTVGARSALFLPYRNLGLIVVDEAHETSFKQEDGVHYHARDVAVMRGKFESCPVVLASATPAIETRHQVELGRYEELKLPGRYGVAELPEIEAIDLIQSPPERGRWLAPKLVLAIDAALERGEQSLLFLNRRGYAPLTLCRHCGHRFQCPNCTAWMVEHRLIRRLSCHHCGHTVPTPEICPECEEPDSLVACGPGVERIADEVAALWPQAKTAIVTSDTLWSPAKAAEFVARMEHGDIDIVVGTQLVTKGYHFPNLTVVGVVDADLGLDGGDLRAAERTFQQIMQVSGRAGRGEKPGTVFIQTHAPYAQVMQALVSGDSEAFYEAETEARREAEAPPFGRYAAIIVSSEDKSAAEDVARMIGRTAPRMDEMHVYGPAPAPLAMLRGRHRFRLLVHARRAFDVQDVIREWLGGLEWGAKVRVAVDVDPYNFL; encoded by the coding sequence ATGCCCGGCAACCGCGCCCGTGTCCTCGTGCTGCATCCAGCCCTTGGCCCGCTCGACTATCGTGTGCCCCACGGCATGCAGGTCGAGCCGGGGTCGATCGTCGTCGCGCCGATCGGGCCCCGGCAATATGCCGGGGTGGTGTGGGAGCCCGAGCGGCTGCCCACCGAGGAGGTGGGCGACAACCGGTTGCGCAACCTGCTTTCGGTCGCCGACGCGCCGCCGCTTACCGCCGCCGTTCGGCGGCTGGTGGAGTGGACCGCCAATTACTATCTGGCGCCGCTATCGTCGGTGCTGCGCATGGCGCTGTCGTCGACCGCCGCGTTCGAGAACGCGCCGACGATCGTCGAGTATCGCGCCACCGGCGTGGTACCCGACCGCATGACTCCGCAGCGCGAACAGGCGCTGGAGCGGATCGGCGACCGGCAGGGGCTGGTGCGCGAGCTTGCCACGATCGCCGACGTATCGGAGGCTGTGATCCGGGGCTTGTGCAAGCTGGGCGCGATCGAGGCGGTGACGGTGGATACCGACTCGCCCTACCCCCTCCCCGACCCGAACTTCGCCCCGCCCGTGCTGAGCAAGGAACAGATCGACGTCTCGTCGATCCTGCGCCAGGCGGTGGGCGCCGAGGCGTTCCAGCCGTTCCTGCTCGACGGCGTAACCGGATCGGGCAAGACCGAAGTGTATTTCGAAGCCGTGGCGGCGGCGCTCGCGGCGGGCAAGCAGACCCTGGTGCTGCTGCCCGAGATCGCGCTGACCGAGCCGTTCCTCACCCGCTTCGCCAAGCGGTTCGGGTGCGAGCCGATCGCCTGGCATTCGGGGCTGCGCACGTCGCAGCGGCGGCGCGCTTGGCGGGCGATCGCACGCGGCGAGGCGATGGTGACCGTGGGCGCGCGTTCGGCGCTGTTCCTGCCCTATCGCAACCTTGGCCTGATCGTCGTCGACGAGGCGCACGAGACCAGCTTCAAGCAGGAAGACGGCGTCCACTATCATGCCCGCGACGTGGCGGTGATGCGCGGCAAGTTCGAAAGCTGCCCGGTGGTGCTCGCCTCTGCCACTCCGGCGATCGAGACACGGCATCAGGTCGAGCTTGGGCGCTATGAAGAGTTGAAGCTGCCTGGGCGCTATGGGGTCGCCGAATTGCCCGAGATCGAGGCGATCGACCTGATCCAGTCGCCGCCCGAGCGCGGGCGCTGGCTGGCCCCCAAGCTTGTGCTGGCGATCGACGCCGCGCTGGAGCGCGGCGAGCAGTCGCTGCTGTTCCTCAACCGCCGCGGCTACGCGCCGCTCACCTTGTGCCGCCACTGCGGGCACCGCTTCCAATGCCCGAACTGCACCGCCTGGATGGTCGAGCACCGGCTGATCCGGCGGCTGTCGTGCCACCATTGCGGACACACCGTGCCGACGCCGGAGATCTGCCCCGAGTGCGAAGAGCCCGACAGCCTGGTCGCCTGCGGACCGGGGGTCGAGCGGATCGCCGACGAAGTCGCGGCGCTGTGGCCGCAGGCGAAGACGGCGATCGTCACGTCGGACACCTTGTGGTCGCCGGCCAAGGCAGCCGAGTTCGTCGCGCGCATGGAGCATGGCGATATCGACATCGTCGTGGGCACCCAGCTGGTCACCAAGGGCTACCACTTCCCCAATTTGACGGTGGTGGGCGTGGTGGACGCCGATCTGGGCCTCGACGGCGGCGACTTGCGCGCGGCCGAGCGGACCTTCCAGCAGATCATGCAGGTGTCGGGCCGCGCCGGGCGGGGCGAGAAGCCGGGAACGGTGTTCATCCAGACCCATGCTCCCTACGCGCAGGTCATGCAGGCGCTGGTGTCCGGCGACAGCGAGGCGTTCTACGAAGCCGAGACCGAAGCGCGGCGCGAGGCGGAGGCGCCTCCGTTCGGACGCTATGCCGCGATCATCGTGTCGAGCGAGGACAAGAGCGCGGCCGAGGATGTCGCGCGGATGATCGGTCGGACGGCGCCGCGCATGGACGAGATGCATGTCTATGGCCCCGCCCCCGCGCCGCTGGCGATGCTGCGCGGACGCCACCGGTTCCGGCTGCTGGTGCATGCCCGCCGCGCCTTCGATGTGCAGGACGTGATCCGCGAATGGCTGGGCGGGCTGGAATGGGGCGCCAAGGTGCGGGTCGCGGTGGACGTGGACCCCTATAATTTCCTCTAG
- a CDS encoding DUF2490 domain-containing protein — MSNRELTALRLPILAVALSLLPLAAQAQSEDAQLWTQTNVNVGLGDDTRVTLEGIARWSDRQDGLFHTELGGIVSHKLSKHVEIGIGYRHVAGYGGNTADDENRLRQYVVLNFGRITARFRIDERFHPDGNEIGVRIRPLLRYNHPLARNVALFASHESFFMANTTQWGQRAGYDRMRNLIGVTLPLVKDVSADIGYLNQYRFARGGAGAQMDHALSLTLTVNL, encoded by the coding sequence GTGTCGAACCGGGAGCTGACCGCCTTGCGCCTGCCCATCCTTGCCGTCGCCCTGTCGCTGCTGCCCTTGGCGGCGCAGGCCCAGAGCGAAGACGCGCAGCTCTGGACGCAGACCAACGTCAATGTCGGGCTGGGCGACGACACCCGCGTCACGCTGGAGGGGATCGCACGCTGGAGCGACCGGCAGGACGGCCTGTTCCACACCGAACTGGGCGGGATCGTCAGCCACAAGCTTTCAAAGCATGTCGAGATCGGAATCGGCTATCGCCATGTCGCGGGGTATGGCGGCAACACCGCCGACGACGAGAACCGGCTGCGCCAGTATGTCGTGCTCAACTTCGGACGGATCACGGCGCGTTTCCGAATCGATGAGCGCTTCCACCCCGATGGGAACGAGATCGGGGTGCGGATCCGCCCCCTGCTGCGCTACAATCATCCGCTCGCCAGGAACGTCGCGCTGTTCGCCAGCCATGAAAGCTTCTTCATGGCGAACACCACGCAGTGGGGCCAGCGCGCCGGCTATGACCGGATGCGCAACCTGATCGGCGTCACGCTGCCGCTGGTGAAGGACGTGTCCGCGGATATCGGCTATCTCAACCAATACCGGTTCGCCCGCGGCGGCGCCGGGGCGCAGATGGACCATGCGCTTTCGCTGACGCTGACCGTGAACCTCTGA
- the pncB gene encoding nicotinate phosphoribosyltransferase, giving the protein MAVTDIATRTYNHNWRLDPIVRSLLDTDFYKLLMLQMIRHLYPDVQVTFQLINRTSTVRLADDIDEAELRAQLDHARTVRFVKKELIWLAGNSFYGQQRMFAPDFIDWLSRFQLPEYDLRAVDGQYELHFEGPWTHTSMWEIPALTIVNELRARAAMRNRGRFALDVLYARAKAKLWEKVERLQQLPDLVLSDFGTRRRHGFLWQRWCVEALKEGLGSRFIGTSNVLLAMDNDLEAIGTNAHELPMVLGALAPDDAALKRVPYQVLEQWQRHYGGNLLIVLPDAFGTAAFLRAAPDWVADWTGFRPDSAPPIEGGEAILDWWRAHGRDPRQKLLIFSDGMDVESIEAAYRHFHGRVRMSFGWGTNLTNDFRDCDPEDAAGLKPISLVAKVVEANGRPAVKLSDNPAKATGRPEEIERYLRLFGGDGRTVRTVFV; this is encoded by the coding sequence ATGGCCGTTACCGATATCGCAACCCGCACCTACAACCATAATTGGCGGCTGGACCCGATCGTCCGCAGCCTGCTCGACACCGATTTCTACAAGCTGTTGATGTTGCAGATGATCCGGCACCTCTATCCCGATGTGCAGGTCACCTTCCAGTTGATCAACCGCACCAGCACGGTGCGCCTGGCCGACGATATCGACGAAGCCGAGCTGCGCGCGCAGCTGGACCACGCCCGCACCGTCCGCTTCGTCAAGAAGGAGCTGATCTGGCTCGCCGGCAACAGCTTCTATGGCCAGCAGCGCATGTTCGCGCCCGACTTCATCGACTGGCTGAGCCGCTTCCAGTTGCCGGAATACGACCTGCGCGCAGTCGACGGTCAATATGAGCTGCACTTCGAAGGGCCCTGGACTCACACGAGCATGTGGGAAATCCCTGCGCTGACGATCGTCAACGAGCTGCGCGCCCGCGCGGCGATGCGCAACCGCGGGCGCTTCGCGCTCGACGTGCTCTATGCCCGCGCCAAGGCCAAGCTGTGGGAAAAGGTCGAGCGGCTTCAGCAACTCCCCGATCTCGTCCTCTCCGATTTCGGCACGCGGCGGCGGCACGGTTTCCTGTGGCAGCGCTGGTGCGTCGAGGCGCTGAAGGAGGGGCTGGGAAGCCGCTTCATCGGCACGTCCAACGTCCTGCTGGCGATGGACAACGATTTGGAGGCGATCGGCACCAATGCACATGAATTGCCGATGGTGCTCGGTGCCCTGGCGCCGGACGACGCAGCCCTCAAGCGCGTCCCCTATCAGGTGCTCGAACAGTGGCAGCGCCATTATGGCGGCAACCTGCTGATCGTGCTTCCCGATGCCTTCGGCACCGCTGCCTTCCTCCGCGCCGCGCCGGACTGGGTGGCGGACTGGACCGGCTTCCGCCCCGACAGCGCGCCGCCGATCGAAGGCGGCGAGGCGATCCTCGACTGGTGGCGCGCGCATGGCCGCGATCCGCGGCAGAAGCTGCTGATCTTTTCCGACGGCATGGACGTCGAGTCGATCGAAGCGGCCTACCGCCACTTTCATGGCCGGGTGCGGATGAGCTTTGGCTGGGGCACCAACCTGACCAACGATTTCCGGGACTGCGACCCGGAGGATGCCGCGGGCCTCAAGCCCATTTCGCTTGTCGCCAAGGTGGTCGAGGCGAACGGCCGCCCCGCGGTCAAGCTGTCCGACAATCCCGCCAAGGCGACGGGAAGACCCGAGGAGATCGAGCGCTACCTTCGCCTGTTCGGCGGCGATGGCCGCACCGTGCGCACAGTTTTCGTGTAG
- the ada gene encoding bifunctional DNA-binding transcriptional regulator/O6-methylguanine-DNA methyltransferase Ada, with the protein MTQQPLLSDDAAWAAFEARDRAYEDRFVVAVTTTGIYCKPTCPARRPKRAHVRFLPDVAAAQASGFRACLRCKPDDVARERVAVAKAVSLLDAAEEPVTLDLLAEAVGYAPHHFQRLFKRATGVSPAAYARGLRARRAAAALNAQGSVTDAIYAAGYSAPSRFYETAPARLGMTPSAWRRGGAGVTIHWTVASTSLGALLIAATEKGLCRVAFGEDEAALSRRFPAAEIVPGGEALKALAAQVVAEVETPGRDLGLPLDVQGTAFQEAVWQALRAIPPGQTRSYSQLAAEAGRPGAVRAAGTACGANHVAVLIPCHRAQRGDGSMGGYAYGIDRKRILRGREGVKD; encoded by the coding sequence ATGACACAGCAGCCACTCTTGTCGGACGATGCGGCCTGGGCCGCTTTCGAGGCGCGCGACCGTGCCTATGAGGACCGGTTCGTGGTCGCGGTCACCACCACCGGCATTTATTGCAAGCCGACCTGCCCGGCGCGGCGCCCGAAGCGCGCGCATGTCCGCTTCCTGCCCGATGTCGCGGCAGCGCAAGCCAGCGGATTTCGGGCGTGCCTGCGCTGCAAGCCCGACGACGTCGCGCGTGAGCGCGTCGCGGTAGCCAAGGCGGTGTCGCTTCTTGATGCCGCCGAGGAGCCGGTGACGCTCGATCTGCTGGCCGAGGCGGTCGGCTACGCGCCGCATCATTTCCAGCGGCTATTCAAGCGCGCGACCGGCGTGAGCCCCGCCGCCTATGCACGCGGGCTTCGTGCCCGCCGGGCGGCTGCCGCGTTGAACGCGCAAGGCAGCGTCACCGATGCGATCTACGCCGCGGGTTATTCGGCGCCCAGCCGATTCTATGAAACCGCCCCCGCGCGGCTCGGCATGACGCCTAGCGCGTGGCGGCGGGGTGGCGCCGGGGTGACCATCCACTGGACGGTGGCATCCACCAGTCTGGGCGCACTGTTGATCGCCGCGACCGAGAAGGGCCTGTGCCGAGTGGCTTTCGGGGAAGACGAAGCGGCGCTTTCCCGCCGCTTCCCGGCAGCCGAGATCGTCCCTGGCGGGGAGGCATTGAAGGCGCTCGCCGCGCAGGTGGTGGCGGAGGTCGAGACGCCGGGCCGGGATCTCGGCCTGCCGCTCGATGTGCAGGGCACGGCGTTCCAGGAGGCGGTGTGGCAGGCGCTGCGCGCGATCCCGCCGGGCCAAACCCGCAGCTACTCTCAACTCGCGGCCGAGGCCGGTCGTCCCGGCGCGGTACGTGCGGCAGGCACCGCCTGCGGCGCCAATCATGTGGCGGTGCTGATCCCCTGCCATCGCGCGCAGCGCGGCGACGGCAGCATGGGCGGCTATGCCTATGGCATCGATCGCAAGCGGATCCTGCGCGGGCGCGAAGGCGTGAAGGACTAG
- a CDS encoding PilZ domain-containing protein, with translation MLVARLEVLGEIDQRGAVRFYVAGETRLRGGDGKPVDVAMENLSRTGFLFLSELEYPIGTLVTIGLSGAGLREARIVWRDGERHGCEFLVPLPESQMDLAYRGQASVLAELQEALTRRWPTIEAAPDGDDPLPDNVTRFPPR, from the coding sequence GTGCTGGTCGCGAGGCTGGAAGTATTGGGTGAGATCGACCAGCGGGGCGCGGTGCGATTCTATGTCGCGGGCGAAACGCGGTTGCGCGGTGGCGACGGCAAGCCGGTCGATGTCGCGATGGAGAACCTGTCGCGTACGGGGTTCCTGTTCCTGTCGGAGCTCGAATATCCGATCGGCACGTTGGTGACGATCGGCCTGTCCGGCGCGGGCCTGCGCGAGGCGCGCATCGTCTGGCGCGACGGCGAACGTCATGGCTGCGAGTTCCTGGTGCCATTGCCCGAATCGCAGATGGACCTGGCGTATCGCGGCCAGGCTTCGGTGCTGGCCGAGCTGCAAGAGGCGTTGACGCGGCGCTGGCCGACGATCGAAGCCGCGCCTGACGGCGACGATCCGCTGCCGGATAACGTGACTCGCTTTCCCCCGCGCTGA
- a CDS encoding DedA family protein, whose protein sequence is MTGWLDWGYWGIFALMMLENVVPPIPSEAIMGMAGIAVAKGKLDLVGVIAVGTLGTLVGNLFWWEIGRRLGYERLQPLVARWGRWLTLEWDDVEKLHRYFDRWGGITVFVFRFLPFGRTVISIPAGMMHMPFWRFSLFTCAGSLLWNCLLVSVGMGLDTHIADIERFILPVLIGFAALGVGGYLWRIATWKPRAQR, encoded by the coding sequence ATGACCGGATGGCTGGACTGGGGCTATTGGGGCATCTTTGCCTTGATGATGCTCGAGAACGTGGTGCCGCCGATCCCGTCGGAGGCGATCATGGGCATGGCGGGAATCGCCGTGGCCAAGGGCAAGCTGGACCTGGTCGGCGTGATCGCGGTCGGCACGCTGGGCACGCTGGTCGGCAACCTGTTCTGGTGGGAGATCGGGCGGCGGCTGGGCTACGAGCGCTTGCAGCCGCTGGTGGCGCGCTGGGGCCGCTGGCTGACCCTGGAATGGGACGATGTCGAGAAGCTGCACCGCTATTTCGACCGGTGGGGCGGGATCACCGTATTCGTGTTCCGCTTCCTGCCGTTCGGGCGGACGGTGATCTCGATCCCCGCGGGCATGATGCACATGCCGTTCTGGCGATTTTCGCTGTTCACCTGTGCCGGCAGCCTGTTGTGGAACTGCCTGCTGGTATCGGTGGGCATGGGGCTGGACACGCATATCGCCGATATCGAGCGGTTCATCCTGCCGGTGCTGATCGGCTTCGCTGCGCTGGGCGTGGGCGGCTATCTGTGGCGGATCGCGACGTGGAAGCCGCGGGCGCAGCGCTAG
- a CDS encoding tyrosine recombinase XerC: MTTPLPLLYAQHLARDRRRSVHTVRAYEATAIRLLAFLQSHWGGPVTREALAKITPADLRAFLAHRRNQGLSNASAARELSAVRGFLKFAAGDGAELPRLRGPRVKKGVPRPISPAEAVALAETVSEDAREPWIAARDWAVLLLLYGAGLRIGEAVGLTAAILPLAETLSVTGKRNKTRLVPLLPQVRAAIEAYAEACPYALGRDAPLFRGAKGGPLSPGIIRKSVQAARTTLGLSERTTPHALRHSFATHLLGRGADLRALQELLGHASLSSTQIYTAVDAAHLLDVYRNAHPRA, encoded by the coding sequence GTGACCACACCCCTCCCTCTCCTCTACGCCCAGCACCTCGCCCGCGATCGCCGGCGCTCGGTTCACACGGTGCGTGCCTATGAAGCCACTGCGATCCGCCTGCTCGCCTTCCTCCAGTCACACTGGGGCGGGCCGGTAACGCGCGAGGCTTTGGCGAAGATCACCCCGGCCGACCTCCGTGCCTTTCTCGCCCACCGCCGGAACCAAGGCCTGTCCAATGCCTCCGCCGCGCGCGAACTCTCGGCAGTGCGCGGCTTTCTCAAATTCGCGGCGGGCGATGGCGCCGAACTCCCCCGCCTGCGCGGCCCGCGCGTGAAGAAGGGGGTACCCCGCCCGATCTCGCCGGCCGAAGCCGTCGCGCTGGCCGAAACCGTGTCGGAAGATGCCCGCGAACCCTGGATCGCCGCGCGCGACTGGGCGGTGCTGCTGCTGCTCTACGGCGCCGGCTTGCGCATCGGCGAGGCAGTGGGCCTCACCGCCGCGATCCTGCCGCTCGCCGAGACCCTGTCGGTCACCGGCAAGCGCAACAAGACCCGCCTGGTGCCGCTGCTCCCCCAGGTCCGCGCCGCGATCGAAGCCTATGCAGAGGCGTGCCCCTATGCGCTTGGCCGCGACGCTCCGCTGTTCCGCGGCGCCAAGGGCGGGCCCTTATCCCCGGGTATCATCCGCAAGTCGGTCCAGGCCGCCCGCACCACGCTCGGCCTGTCGGAACGCACTACCCCCCACGCGCTGCGCCACAGCTTCGCCACCCATCTGCTGGGCCGCGGCGCCGATCTGCGCGCGCTCCAGGAACTGCTCGGCCATGCCAGTTTGAGCTCGACGCAGATCTACACCGCCGTCGACGCCGCCCACCTGCTCGACGTCTACCGCAACGCGCATCCGCGCGCCTAG
- the fsa gene encoding fructose-6-phosphate aldolase, whose amino-acid sequence MKFFADTADTNDIRELADAGLLDGVTTNPSLIHKAGRNFLEVVAEICGIVPGMPVSAEVVALDYETMMKEAEIVRKIADNVAVKVPLTIDGLKTCKALTDDGTMVNVTLCFSANQALLAAKAGATFVSPFVGRHDDVGFDGMDLIEDIRLIYDNYDFDTQILVASVRHPIHILQAAKIGADVMTAPPSVIKQLVKHPLTDKGIEGFLADWAKTGQTIA is encoded by the coding sequence ATGAAGTTCTTCGCCGACACCGCCGACACCAACGACATTCGCGAGCTGGCCGATGCCGGGCTGCTCGACGGCGTGACCACCAATCCGTCGCTGATCCACAAGGCGGGCCGCAACTTCCTCGAAGTGGTCGCGGAGATCTGCGGGATCGTGCCGGGCATGCCGGTCTCGGCCGAAGTCGTCGCGCTCGACTATGAGACGATGATGAAGGAAGCCGAGATCGTCCGGAAGATCGCCGACAACGTGGCGGTCAAGGTTCCGCTGACCATCGACGGCCTCAAGACCTGCAAGGCGCTCACCGACGACGGCACGATGGTCAACGTCACGCTGTGCTTCTCGGCCAACCAGGCGCTGCTCGCCGCCAAGGCCGGTGCGACCTTCGTCTCGCCCTTCGTCGGCCGCCACGACGATGTCGGCTTCGACGGCATGGACCTGATCGAGGACATCCGCCTGATCTACGACAATTATGATTTCGACACCCAGATCCTGGTCGCGAGCGTGCGCCACCCGATCCACATCCTCCAGGCCGCCAAGATCGGCGCCGACGTGATGACCGCACCGCCATCGGTCATCAAGCAACTGGTCAAGCACCCGCTGACCGACAAGGGCATCGAAGGCTTCCTCGCCGACTGGGCCAAAACCGGCCAGACCATCGCCTGA